A genome region from Scleropages formosus chromosome 6, fSclFor1.1, whole genome shotgun sequence includes the following:
- the LOC114910718 gene encoding protein-tyrosine sulfotransferase 2-like, with product MRLSVRRGVTGLLCLLVTCILLRLVQQALRCPGRRPVPPVPLVLVRDRRRTEYRYGRDAPLVFVGGVPRSGTTLMRAMLDAHPDIRCGEETRVIPRLLALRQAWARPGQERQRLEEAGIDQDVLDSAVAAFLLEVIARHGEPAPMLCNKDPFTLKSAVYLSHLFPNSKFLLMIRDGRAAVHSMISRRVTIAGFDLSSYRDCLTKWSRAVEAMLAQCSQVGARRCLTVRYESLVLQPRTTLQGVLRFLGVPWHEGVLHHEDAIGQPGGVSLSRIERSTDQVIKPVNMEALTRWVGHIPADVLADMAEIAPMLSRLGYNPNANPPAYGQPDPVVVNNTERVLRGDFKTPASLKGQPWVYLNGSNTER from the exons ATGCGGCTGTCTGTGCGGCGGGGGGTCACGGGCCTGCTCTGCTTGCTGGTGACCTGCATCCTTCTGCGCCTGGTACAGCAAGCGCTTCGGTGCCCGGGACGGCGGCCGGTTCCCCCTGTGCCCCTGGTTTTGGTGCGGGATCGGCGGCGCACAGAGTATCGCTATGGGCGCGATGCCCCTCTCGTGTTCGTGGGTGGAGTTCCCCGCTCAGGCACCACGCTGATGCGCGCCATGCTGGATGCCCACCCAGATATTCGGTGTGGTGAAGAGACACGTGTCATCCCCCGGTTGTTGGCCCTGCGCCAGGCGTGGGCTCGACCCGGACAGGAGCGCCAGAGGCTGGAGGAGGCGGGCATCGACCAAGACGTGTTGGATTCCGCCGTGGCTGCGTTCTTGTTGGAGGTCATTGCCCGGCACGGGGAGCCAGCCCCTATGCTGTGCAACAAGGACCCGTTCACGCTCAAGAGTGCCGTCTACCTGTCGCACCTCTTCCCCAA ctccaagTTCCTGCTCATGATCCGGGACGGTCGGGCAGCAGTGCACTCCATGATCTCGCGCCGCGTGACCATCGCGGGATTTGACCTGTCCAGCTACAGGGACTGCCTGACGAAATGGAGCCGGGCCGTGGAGGCCATGCTGGCACAGTGCTCGCAGGTGGGCGCGAGGCGCTGTCTCACCGTGCGCTACGAGAGCCTGGTGCTGCAGCCCCGCACCACCCTGCAGGGAGTGCTGCGCTTCCTGGGTGTGCCTTGGCACGAGGGGGTACTGCACCACGAGGATGCCATTGGCCAGCCGGGAGGAGTCTCCCTGTCACG GATCGAGCGCTCCACTGACCAAGTCATCAAGCCGGTGAACATGGAAGCCCTGACCCGTTGGGTGGGTCACATCCCAGCGGACGTGTTGGCTGACATGGCAGAAATCGCCCCTATGCTGAGCCGGCTGGGCTACAACCCCAATGCCAATCCACCCGCTTATGGGCAGCCGGACCCTGTGGTGGTCAACAACACCGAGAGG GTGCTGAGGGGAGACTTTAAAACTCCAGCCAGTTTGAAAGGGCAGCCATGG GTTTACCTCAACGGCTCCAACACGGAGAGGTGA
- the LOC114910716 gene encoding seizure 6-like protein produces MTPPSPSASPPPPPSSAGGVQGQNMRESLSRGQGLLEAVLAQGDHLLAQKGAVFPTALPADLLPFLPKELGARVLPPEDEIRRKLGLHRGNGPPVTSAPVEDTTRTPEPPTPSSVSTRDPSGAPHRGHGPLFATVVTTTIGTDTDTNSRASVAPRCTVNFTDPEGYIDSSDDPPLPNGAFLQCTYTVTVYRGYGVELQVKNVNLSEGEQLSIRGVDEGGAPLVLANETLLVEGQVIRSPTNTISVFFRSFPEGGSGNFQLHYQIFRLSCSLPRRPHFGEVSVLDLHPGGTARFHCHMGYHLQGAPVLTCINASLPIWSSREPACRALCGGSVKNATVGRVLSPSPPSSANGTQGRSCSWSLEAPAGQRLHLHLERMVLGPTDRLVLWSGLDAGSVVLFDSGRGTPIPFEGVISEGPSVRVQFITDIPSHTTSFNIRYEAFEKGHCYEPYIQNGNFTTSDPGYGVGTVVQFSCDAGHSLEQGPPVIECINARDPYWNDTEPLCKALCGGDLSGPSGVILSPNWPEWYGEGEDCSWRIHVGEDKRVLLDVQLLNLSNSDMLTILDGDEVTTRILGQYVGGTSPFKLSSSSPDLTITFHSDPAGLVFGKGEGFIINYMEVSRNDSCPDLPEIQNGWKTTSHTALVRGTRITYQCDPGYDLVGRETLTCQLDLSWSTQPPFCEKIMYCTDPGHVEHSTRSLSDPKLLVGTTIQYSCNPGFVLQGSAILTCYGREPGTPVWTSRLPHCVSEDSVSCENPGLPENGYQILYKRLYLPGESLTFMCYQGYELIGEITIKCILGNPSFWSGPLPLCHANHDCFENHALEEAAADSSFDGGNMALAIFILVLLLSVLLGGAYVYVTRCRYHSNLRLPLMYPHPYSQITVETEFDNPLYETGGETREYEVSI; encoded by the exons ATGACTCCCCCCTCTCCTTCAgcctcgccgccgccgccgccatctTCAGCTGGGGGTGTCCAAGGGCAGAACATGCGCGAGTCGCTGTCCAGGGGACAGGGTCTGCTGGAGGCCGTACTGGCCCAAGGGGACCACCTCCTCGCCCAGAAGGGGGCGGTCTTCCCCACCGCCCTGCCCGCCGACCTGCTGCCCTTCCTGCCTAAGGAGCTGGGCGCCAGGGTCCTTCCGCCCGAGGACGAGATCAGGAGGAAGTTGGGACTGCACCGCGGTAACGGGCCACCGGTCACCTCGGCCCCCGTTGAGGACACGACACGGACCCCAGAGCCTCCAACGCCGTCGTCCGTCTCAACGAGAGACCCCTCGGGGGCCCCGCACCGCGGTCACGGGCCCTTATTCGCGACGGTTGTCACGACGACCATTGGTACGGACACCGACACAAACTCGCGTGCTTCAG tggcGCCACGCTGCACGGTCAACTTCACGGACCCCGAGGGTTACATAGACTCGTCGGacgacccccccctcccaaatgGCGCCTTCCTGCAGTGCACCTACACCGTGACCGTCTACAGGGGTTACGGGGTGGAGCTACAG GTGAAGAACGTGAACCTGTCGGAGGGCGAGCAGCTGTCCATCAGGGGGGTCGACGAGGGCGGGGCTCCGCTCGTCCTGGCCAACGAAACGCTGCTGGTGGAGGGCCAGGTGATTCGCAGCCCAACAAACACCATCTCCGTGTTCTTCCGCTCCTTTCCGGAGGGAGGTTCCGGAAACTTCCAGCTGCACTACCAGA TTTTCAGGCTGAGCTGCTCCCTGCCCCGACGGCCCCACTTCGGCGAGGTGTCGGTGCTCGACCTCCACCCCGGAGGCACGGCCCGTTTCCACTGCCACATGGGGTatcacctgcagggggcgccggTGCTCACTTGCATCAATGCCTCCCTGCCCATCTGGAGCTCCCGAGAACCTGCCTGCCGAG cTCTCTGCGGGGGATCCGTGAAGAACGCCACAGTAGGGAGAGTGCTGTCGCCCTCACCCCCCTCCAGCGCCAATGGAACCCAAGGTCGCAGCTGCTCCTGGTCCCTGGAGGCTCCTGCTGGCCAGAGGCTGCATCTGCACCTCGAGAGGATGGTCCTCGGACCCACAGACAG GCTCGTACTGTGGAGTGGGCTGGACGCAGGCTCCGTGGTCCTGTTCGACTCGGGCCGGGGCACCCCCATCCCCTTCGAGGGTGTGATCAGCGAGGGTCCGTCCGTCCGGGTCCAGTTCATCACCGACATTCCCAGCCACACCACCAGCTTCAACATCCGCTACGAGG CCTTCGAGAAGGGCCACTGCTACGAGCCCTACATCCAGAATGGGAACTTCACCACTTCGGACCCCGGGTACGGCGTGGGGACAGTGGTCCAGTTCAGCTGTGATGCGGGCCACTCCCTGGAACAAGGGCCCCCCGTCATCGAGTGCATCAACGCCCGGGACCCCTACTGGAACGACACGGAGCCGCTCTGCAAAG CGCTCTGTGGGGGGGACTTGTCCGGCCCCAGTGGGGTGATCCTGTCTCCCAACTGGCCCGAGTGGTACGGCGAGGGGGaggactgcagctggaggatCCACGTGGGAGAAGATAAGCGTGTTCTCCTGGACGTGCAGCT GCTGAACCTGAGCAACAGCGACATGCTGACCATCCTGGACGGGGACGAGGTCACGACCCGTATCCTGGGTCAGTACGTCGGGGGTACGAGCCCCTTCAAactgtcctcctcttctcccgACCTCACCATCACCTTCCACTCGGACCCCGCCGGGCTGGTCTTCGGCAAGGGGGAGGGCTTCATCATCAACTACATGG AGGTGTCCCGAAATGACTCGTGCCCGGACCTGCCCGAGATCCAGAACGGCTGGAAGACCACGTCCCACACGGCGCTGGTGAGGGGGACCCGCATTACCTACCAGTGCGACCCTGGATATGACCTGGTGGGCAGGGAGACCCTCACCTGCCAGCTGGACCTCAGCTGGAGCACCCAGCCCCCCTTCTGTGAAAAGA TCATGTACTGCACGGACCCCGGCCACGTGGAGCACTCGACCCGCTCTCTCTCGGACCCCAAGCTGCTGGTCGGAACCACCATCCAGTACAGCTGCAATCCCGGCTTCGTCCTGCAGGGCAGCGCTATTCTCACTTGCTACGGACGTGAGCCTGGAACCCCGGTGTGGACGTCCCGCTTGCCCCACTGTGTCT CCGAGGACTCCGTCTCGTGCGAGAACCCCGGGCTCCCTGAGAACGGCTACCAGATCCTGTACAAGCGTCTCTACCTGCCGGGAGAGTCGCTCACCTTCATGTGCTACCAGGGGTACGAGCTCATCGGGGAGATCACCATcaagtgcattctgggaaatccGTCCTTCTGGAGCGGCCCCCTCCCGCTGTGCCACG CAAACCACGACTGCTTTGAAAACCATGCTCTCGAAG aggcagcagcagacTCCTCCTTCGATGGAGGGAACATGGCTCTCGCCATCTTCATTCTGGTCCTTCTGCTGTCGGTGCTGCTTGGGGGGGCTTATGTCTACGTCACAAG GTGCCGCTACCATTCCAACTTGCGCCTGCCCCTGATGTACCCCCACCCCTACAGCCAGATCACCGTGGAGACGGAGTTTGACAATCCTCTCTATGAGACTGGAGGG GAGACGAGAGAATACGAAGTGTCAATATGA